Proteins encoded in a region of the Acholeplasma equirhinis genome:
- a CDS encoding DUF2129 domain-containing protein — translation MQIERVAYIVDFRGKEVPKKLEKMDIHVAYISKKANYAVVYFDKVKGEKVLLSQLQNIKGFIGVYPSLFFNEEANIK, via the coding sequence ATGCAAATAGAACGTGTCGCATATATTGTAGACTTTAGAGGAAAAGAAGTTCCAAAGAAGTTAGAAAAAATGGATATCCATGTAGCTTATATTTCAAAGAAAGCGAACTATGCAGTTGTTTACTTTGATAAAGTTAAGGGTGAAAAAGTATTGTTATCACAACTGCAAAATATTAAGGGATTTATTGGGGTATATCCTTCACTATTCTTCAATGAAGAAGCAAATATAAAATAA
- the trmD gene encoding tRNA (guanosine(37)-N1)-methyltransferase TrmD, producing the protein MKIDIITIFPNFFNEFLTTSKIKHAIEDGRVTIQIHDLRDYTDLKGGKIDDTPYGGGAGMLMIFPPFYKLLQQLRTEDTYTIFLSPQGTVFNQQIATHFRDTKKHLILICGHYEGIDERVLNFVDEEISIGDYVLTGGEIPAMVITDAIVRLLPGVINEASYIDDSHQQGLLKYPQYTKPETFEGYAVPEVLRSGHHENIRKWRLYMSLKKTYMKRPDLIAKKNLNKEETKLLNEIKKEIESK; encoded by the coding sequence ATGAAGATCGATATAATTACGATTTTTCCAAATTTTTTTAATGAGTTTTTAACCACCAGCAAGATAAAACATGCGATTGAAGACGGTAGAGTTACCATTCAAATTCATGATTTAAGAGACTATACAGATCTCAAAGGTGGAAAAATTGACGATACACCTTATGGTGGTGGGGCAGGTATGCTCATGATTTTCCCACCATTTTACAAACTTTTACAACAGCTTAGAACAGAAGATACATACACAATTTTCTTATCACCTCAAGGCACAGTTTTCAATCAACAAATCGCTACCCACTTTAGGGATACGAAAAAACACCTCATATTGATTTGTGGACATTATGAAGGTATTGATGAGAGAGTCTTAAACTTCGTTGATGAAGAAATCTCAATTGGTGACTATGTCTTAACCGGTGGTGAAATACCAGCAATGGTGATTACTGATGCGATTGTAAGGCTATTACCAGGGGTTATCAATGAAGCATCATATATTGATGATTCACATCAACAAGGCTTACTCAAATATCCACAATACACTAAACCAGAAACTTTCGAAGGCTATGCTGTACCAGAAGTATTACGCTCTGGACATCATGAAAACATTCGAAAATGGAGGTTATATATGAGTCTTAAAAAGACTTATATGAAGAGACCGGATTTAATAGCAAAAAAGAATCTGAATAAAGAAGAAACTAAATTGCTAAATGAGATAAAAAAAGAGATTGAATCAAAATAA
- the rimM gene encoding ribosome maturation factor RimM (Essential for efficient processing of 16S rRNA) → MMYSIGKIVDTHGIKGEVKILSHSDFDRIKVGVTLYIGELPLKVRSVRRQNEYYLVGFEGYLTLTSVEPLRKKEVFTTEEPTLGEDEYHLPKLVGLDVFSMNHLHLGKVDSLVEVPQGYLLRIETNDKRMVYVPFVNAFVKSVSDEGILIETIEGLI, encoded by the coding sequence ATGATGTATTCAATTGGTAAAATTGTGGACACTCACGGTATTAAGGGCGAAGTGAAAATTCTATCGCATTCTGACTTTGATCGAATTAAAGTTGGTGTGACCCTTTATATTGGAGAACTTCCACTAAAAGTGAGGTCTGTTCGCAGACAAAATGAATATTATCTCGTAGGGTTTGAAGGTTACTTAACATTAACCTCTGTCGAACCACTAAGAAAAAAAGAAGTATTTACAACTGAGGAACCTACCCTTGGGGAGGATGAATACCACTTACCTAAACTTGTTGGTTTAGATGTATTTAGTATGAATCATCTGCATCTTGGTAAAGTTGATTCTTTAGTTGAAGTTCCTCAAGGTTATCTACTTCGAATTGAAACAAATGATAAAAGAATGGTATATGTTCCCTTCGTGAATGCTTTTGTAAAATCAGTATCAGATGAAGGTATCTTAATTGAAACCATTGAAGGATTAATATGA
- a CDS encoding KH domain-containing protein, which yields MAVDFEKLIKQIVVPLVVSPDDVHVKVLSEEAGVLHIQLLVNSNDLGRVIGKGGKIASAIRTIVYAGASKEGKRVHIDIDAY from the coding sequence ATGGCAGTTGATTTTGAAAAATTAATCAAACAAATAGTAGTGCCATTAGTGGTATCCCCAGATGATGTTCATGTCAAAGTATTGAGCGAAGAAGCTGGTGTTCTACACATTCAACTTTTAGTCAATTCCAATGACTTAGGTAGAGTGATTGGTAAAGGCGGTAAAATCGCAAGTGCTATCCGTACCATAGTTTATGCAGGTGCATCTAAAGAAGGCAAGAGAGTGCACATCGATATCGATGCGTATTGA
- the rpsP gene encoding 30S ribosomal protein S16 produces the protein MVKLRLQRFGNHKRPFYRIVAADAKAPRDGKFLEIVGTYEPINGTVLVNNEKVAKWLENGAQPTDTVKSLFKKYNVLSK, from the coding sequence ATGGTTAAACTACGTTTACAACGCTTTGGTAATCACAAACGCCCATTCTACAGAATCGTGGCAGCTGATGCAAAAGCACCAAGAGACGGTAAATTCTTAGAAATCGTTGGAACATATGAGCCAATCAACGGAACTGTTTTAGTTAACAATGAAAAAGTTGCTAAATGGTTAGAAAATGGTGCTCAACCAACTGACACAGTTAAGAGTTTATTCAAGAAGTACAATGTTTTAAGTAAATAA
- the rplS gene encoding 50S ribosomal protein L19: MAKLKGQALIAAITSKYIQERPSFKAGDTVKVYVKIKEGNKERIQLFEGLVIKRQGGGISETFTVRKVSNGVGVERTFPVHSPAIDRLEVSRIGVVRRAKLNYIRALSKKASRIKEQKIV; this comes from the coding sequence ATGGCAAAGTTAAAAGGTCAAGCTTTAATCGCTGCAATTACTTCTAAATACATTCAAGAACGTCCAAGCTTCAAAGCTGGTGATACAGTTAAAGTTTACGTTAAAATTAAAGAAGGTAACAAAGAAAGAATTCAGTTATTTGAAGGATTAGTAATCAAACGTCAAGGCGGTGGCATCTCAGAAACTTTTACAGTACGTAAGGTTTCAAATGGGGTCGGCGTTGAAAGAACATTCCCTGTTCATTCACCAGCTATCGATCGCTTAGAAGTTTCACGTATCGGTGTTGTTCGCCGTGCGAAGTTAAACTATATCCGCGCATTAAGCAAAAAAGCATCAAGAATTAAAGAACAAAAAATCGTCTAA